The genomic DNA GCCTACACGCTCGCCTTCGGCGGACTGCTGCTGCTCGGCGGCCGGGTCGCCGACCTCGCCGGGCGCAAGAACACCTTCATGATCGGGCTGATCGGCTTCGCCGCCGCGTCCGCGCTCGGCGGTGCCGCCGCCAACCAGGGCATGCTGTTCGGCGCCCGGGCGCTGCAAGGAGTATTCGCCGCCCTGCTGGCCCCCTCCGCGCTGTCGCTGCTGACGACGACGTTCACCGACCCCAAGGACCGCGGCAAGGCCTTCGGCGTGTTCGGCGCGATTGTCGGCGCGGGCGCGGCAGTCGGCTTGCTCGCCGGCGGTTTCCTCACCCAGTACCTGGACTGGCGCTGGTGCCTCTACGTCAACGTGCCCATCGCGCTGGTCGCGTTCGCCGGCGCCTGGGTCCTCCTCAGCGACAGCTCCCGGCACCCGGAAGCGCACCTCGACATCCCCGGCGCGCTCCTCGGCTCGGCCGGCATGCTCACCCTCGTCTACGGCTTCTCCGAGGCGGAGTCGCGGAGTTGGGGCGACGGGCTGGTGCTGACGCTGCTCGCCGCCGGGGTCGTGCTGCTCGGCGCCTTCGGGTTCTGGCAGACGCGGGCACGGGTCCCGCTGCTGCCGATGACGGTGGTGAAGGACCGGCAGCGGGTCGGCGCGTTCCTGACCATCCTGTTCGTCACCATCGGCATGTTCGGTGTGTTCCTCTTCCTCACCTACTACATGCAGCGCGTCCTGGGCTATTCGCCGGTCAAGACGGGCGTCGCCTATCTCCCCATCACCGTCGGCATGATCACCGGCTCCACGCAGGTCGCGGCCCGGCTGCTGTACAAGGTCCCGCCGCGCACCCTGATGGTCCCGGGCCTGCTGGTCGCGGCGGGCGCGCTCGCGCTGATCGCCCAGGTCGGGGTGGAGCCCGCGTACGCCACGTACATCCTGCCCGGCATGCTGATGCTCGGCCTCGGCATGGGTACGGCGATGATGACCTCGGTGTCCCTGGCCACCGGAGGCGTCGCCCCGCGCGACTCCGGCGCGGCCTCCGCCACCTTCAACACGGCCCAGCAGGTGGGCGGTT from Streptomyces sp. NBC_01478 includes the following:
- a CDS encoding MFS transporter; this encodes MGENRRWWALVVIALAQLMVVLDMTIVNIALPSAQVDLNMSDGNRQWVITAYTLAFGGLLLLGGRVADLAGRKNTFMIGLIGFAAASALGGAAANQGMLFGARALQGVFAALLAPSALSLLTTTFTDPKDRGKAFGVFGAIVGAGAAVGLLAGGFLTQYLDWRWCLYVNVPIALVAFAGAWVLLSDSSRHPEAHLDIPGALLGSAGMLTLVYGFSEAESRSWGDGLVLTLLAAGVVLLGAFGFWQTRARVPLLPMTVVKDRQRVGAFLTILFVTIGMFGVFLFLTYYMQRVLGYSPVKTGVAYLPITVGMITGSTQVAARLLYKVPPRTLMVPGLLVAAGALALIAQVGVEPAYATYILPGMLMLGLGMGTAMMTSVSLATGGVAPRDSGAASATFNTAQQVGGSIGTALLNTIAATVTTRYATAHAGPGVNKQLLEAKAAVHGFNVATWWAMASILLAALIAGVLVDADRVPTPGAVPTEKPQQPVDTTI